One Coffea eugenioides isolate CCC68of chromosome 2, Ceug_1.0, whole genome shotgun sequence genomic window, TTGGCAAATATGCCTTTAGCTTAACACAAGATGAGGAATGCTGGATTCCTCCGTGTCATAGTACACGATTGTAAAGTTCAATGTTCAATATGAGCCTTTGTTCAAGAATTGTACGATTTAGCTTTCCATCAATAAAAAACTATCAtttcagtaaaaaaaaaaaaattatatatatatatatatatatatatttcaactACTAACACAGCACAATGTCCTTATATATCATTCTATGGCACGCTTTCAACACAACAGAAAGAAAGGAGATTAAAGAAAATGATCCTAGAATGATCCTTATATATCTTGTTCTTTTGctctagtttttctttcttgaatttcCAGTACTGTTTCCACGCAAGCAATCACCTTAATTATTCTCGACATTGTTCATTCCGAGGCCAAGTCATCTATGGGGGAGAAGCTTTAATGAATTTCATTGTTGACACATGTTCTTCATATTATCTATTCTACATTTTCATACATATACAATGTTGCGATTACAGGAAAGTGTTTCGAGGTTTAGCAAATTATACATTAACATTGAGGTGATTTTGTTTAAAAATTGTACATGGTACCATCTATTTGTTGACGATGATATACAATTGAATTTAGATAATTGGCCCTACACTAAAATTATTTGCTACGATTAAAGAACAAGATATACCATTGAGTTTAGATAATTGAACCCATACAAAAATTACTTGCTAAAACGTACTAACACAAATCACTTGACATTGGTACAATGATTCTAATGATAATTGGATAATAGGAAAAGAATAATATATTAGAGATAAAGAGCAAAATGGGACAATATTGGCATTTATATCGTGGGATCAAGATTAGGAAAAGGTTTTTAGAATTTTTTCGCTGTCAGGTTCAAAGTTTGAATTCTGTGTCTGATAGTTTAGGGTATGAAGAACGTGAGAATGGATAGAagggtaaaaaaaaaggaaaaaaagggatTAACACCATTGGtagaaaggagaaaaaaaaaaggatcaatGCCATTTCACAACTTGAAGGATGCAATCGAACTAAGTGGGGGTTATCTGCAATAATCAGATAAAGAGAAGACTACAATTTGATTACACAATCATTCAGGGGACCTTATTGCAAATTTGTGAAGAAGTAAAGATTGGGCTGGTTTAGAGCCGATTCGCCCAATACTTCTTTTACCCAACTGAGCCCGGTTCAAAGCAAAGATATTTCCTTTAagaaaaaaggccaaaaaaggaaaaaagtataaaagaatcatctaaaaaaatcctcaaccaaaacccaaaacCCTACTCTCCAAACCCCCTGTCTTCTCTCTCTTCTCCACTCCTCTACTCGTTTACAGTGTTACAGTCACAGAAACTGAAACTTTTTTCCTTATCCCCACCCTAGGCCCCTACGGCACTCAATCCCCCATAAATTTCATGGCTAGTTCAAAACTGTAATTAAAGAAGGCATCAATTCTCTATCCATGGCTACAAAGAGGAAAAAGCAGGGTGGTAATAAGCAGAATTTTGATGAGTGTGCATTTAAAAATGGAGGTAATGGTAATAGTAATCACAGAAACTGTAAAAAGGCGGGAAAaaggcagcagcagcagcaaaagTTTATGAATGAAAATGATTATCGGCTAAGGCTTCAGGAGGTTTTGTTTAATTCAGATTATATTCTTCAGAAGATTTTTAGGAAGGATGGCCCCGCTCTTGGCGTCGAGTTCGATTCCCTTCCGGAAAATGCCTTTCGTTATTGCAGGCCAGGTGGGAgtcttgattttggtttttctatttgaaatgagtatttgttttgaaatttttgggATTAATCGCGGGAGTATTCTATCGTTGATGTATACAAGAAATTAGTTATTGTATGTCTACTTAGGCTATGGTTCGAATAATTGATGACTGTGTGGGTAACATTTTCAATTCATGAAGTTCCCGAGTCAGTTGAAATTGCGTCAAGTAAAATGGTTAGTTGTGCAATTTATAAGGATTCTTCATAGCCAAAAAGATTGATTTTTACGCGTTTGGAACTCTTTATCGATCATTTGTAGTACTTTAAATCCAGTTGGTACGTTATCTATATATGGAtatcaagaaaattttgaattttactgtTGATTGTAACAGTAATTTGATCCTGGGCTTGTGAAATTGTAAGGCTTCTGATTactaaaaaggttgaaatattttacttgaGGATGCTGTTGCCTTCTCTTGTTTACGTCCGGCAGCATATTGGGACTTGGACGTGAAACCACACAAATTTAATTTACTAGATAGTTAGAACTTGCAATGCCCCGTTTTCTCCCACGCAACCATAAAATGAAGGAGATAAAGGAATCTGTTTGTGGCTCTTTAACAGTTTATGTGACCAGCTGGTGAACCTATAATTCACGCTGCTTTGAGTTTATACATTCTTTACCATCATActtatttttatataatatattgcTTGTTTCTTATTGTTATGTAGTGTATGTCAATGTGGATATCTATCGTTGTGCTTACCTCACTCGTGTCATTGATCTGCTTATGTGCGATCAGGCTCCAGAAAGTCTCACCGCACCTGCCAAGAGAACCAAAGAACATTTAAAAGGCAAAAGGtaccaaaagaaaaatctgGGTATTCTGATGTATGGGAAGGAAATAtctaaattgatttttttattatGCTGTTGtatatcattttcttttcatttatctAGGTTTCTACACCTTTGGACTACCAAGCTTGTCCTGAGCCAAGAAGTACTACAATTAAGCATGGCATTGGGAAAGGTTTGATGGCCAAGAATGGCACTCCAGTAAAGAGACATGGCATTGGGAAAGGTTTGATGACTAAGAAGAGCGCTCCTATGAAAAAACATGGAATTGGGAAAGGTTTAATGACTGTTTGGCGAGTAACTAACCCTGATGGTGGAGATTTTCCTACTGGCATTGGAAGTTCTACATTCTCAAATTTCTCTCTCCTAGCAAAAAAGAAGAGCTTGCAACGGAGGCAGTCTCTTATGGTTAGTCATCTTATTCACATTTTATAGGTTTATAAATTTTTCAAATAGATTTTATTTCTAAAAGTGTTTCAATCCACACTTGTTAGGGAGACTTTTGCATTATGGTTTTTTAGCGAATACATTGATGTGTATAGGACGATGAAATAGCACTTCAATCAAGTTCCGTTAAGGAATCTTTTAatgacaaattttgaaatttctgtTTGACACTAGCTTTTAGGCTTTTGATGTAATCTCTTATCCATCCAAAATGTTAATGAAACAAGTTCTTTTGTATGCagagaaaattaggaaaaagaTTACAGGAGAAGAAGAAGGCTTCTGTAAGATGTCGAAAGGAAATTCATGGCATGGTATATCTCTGCCCTGGATAGGAGATTGTTTTAATTGACGTTTCTGTTGGATTAGTAGTTACATTTAGATCTTTTATGGTACATTTCCAGGGTGCAAGTGGGAGATTTGAACAACGGAAGCAGGCTCGCAAGGAAAAATGTGAACTGGCTCTTGAAGGATTGACATGCGAAGAAAACCTTGACCAATTAGTAAATCTGGTGGATGATGAAGAGCTGGAACTCAAAGAATTGCAAGCTGGACCAAATCCATTAAGTTGCTCTGCACACCTTGCTACTAATGGTTCTCATGGTTGTTCCCTTTGCAAAGGTTACTACCCCAGTCCCTCGCTGTGATTAGCTTCTTAAATTTTTCTACTCTAGTTTCTATAAGAATAAATCTGATAAAGTGTATTCTTGTGATTCTCTGCTAGATTTGCTTGCTAAGTTTCCTCCGGATTCTGTTGTAATGAAACGACCCCTGTATGGACAACCTTGGGATTCTTCTCCAGAGCTTGTTAAGAAACTTTTTAAGGTAGATGGCTGAAATTCACTTTTTGTTTCATCTATTTAGTGCTTTCAAATCAAGTACCTTGGGCTTTTGATTGACCACTAATGGCACATGAGTTTTACTTTAACATATCAATTTCTTGTCGTACTGGATTTCATGTGTTTTGAGCCTTATTGCAAAACTGGGTTAGTGTTTATTGCTGTGATGCTCTGGCGTCAAATGAATTCCCGTGATAATTGTAGCTCTTTCAAACTTTTCATCCGAATAGACATAGTAGACTGATGGTATTTAATGTTCTATTCAGCATTAATCTGCCATgttgtttttcaaaattggGAACGATGACTAAGATCTTTTATCTTTCCACTGCCATGACTTGCTGGCTATTATTctgattgtaagttatttgagatatttttactgtagcactttttgtgatgtgatgtatgtgagataaaaggtaattgggaagatgaaaaggtgtattggaaattgtaatgatgatgtaagcaaatatatttgggaaAATAATCAGCTGTCCAAACAAACCCTGTGTCTTACGATGATCTTTGGCTGCCTAGTAGCTGCTTGATATTCAGGATAAAAAGAAAACACATAGTAATGTGGCAAGAATTTAAATGGTAGCCTTGGTTCTATGAATTGGAATGTTCACTATCAAATAAAATGAGAAGGATGTTTCTGCATCTGTATCCGTAATTACGAAAATATCTACGATCTGCATGAAGTTGTAATAATGCATAAATCATGCACTTAGCTgagtatgtatatgtatatatatattggtagtcctctctctctctctctagtttTGCACAGTATTCATTTCCCATATTTCCAGTTTGTGAAGCGTCCAGTGGTGGATTTAATTAAAGACACAGTACTTTGTTGCTTTGCTGAGTACAGGAGATTGTTTTGTGCAGgtcttccatttcctttgcaCGTATGCTCTGAAAATTGATGTTTGCTCCTTTACTTTTGATGAGTTTGCTCAAGGGTTTCAGGACAAGGTGAGTTCTGACTGTTGCttgtaataaaattttattggtTCCTGTTGTCATTGGGCTTTGCAATTTTTCATGACTTCCAGTTCTTTTGGCATTTAGGACTCTTTGCTGCTTGGTCAAGTTCATTTAGCCCTTCTGAAGGTTCTTTTATCCGACATTGAAATGGAGCTTAACAGTGGatttttttctcattcaagcaaAAATTCCAAGTTTTTGGAGTTGCTTCACTCAGTAAGTATTCCATATGAGTCCTTAATGTTTTGGTGGAAGGGTGTGATAGATTTTATTCTTATCACGTTTTTGTGGATATATATGCAACTGCTCCCCTTGAACATAACTACAGAAGCTGCATAAATGCAATCAAACGCTACATGACTTTTAATGTCTTTCTGTTGTGTATGTCATCTGTAAATCAACAGCAGTACATGTTATGTTTGTGGGGGACGCTCTGAACCAGAATGTAGATGGAGAGATCTATTTCTTCCATATGGAAAAAAGCTTAACCTAAAACTTCTGCAAATTatggaggaaagaaaagaaaagtgtttTTTGCTTGCTTGTTAGGTGTTGGTAGATTGTATTAACTGCAATTTACATATTTCCAACAATTTTCATTGTTTCATTTCGTATTTTCTCAGTCTTCATGTTTTCAGATACTTTGAACAGTTCTCTTTTTGTTACTGATGCTAATGCTAGTCCCTAAGCAAGTAACTTGATCATTCGATGTccatttccccaaattataAGCATAAATAAAAGTGAATATGAAAGGAAATGAGGCTCATACCAGTAGCGAGCATTGTGATATTAGGTATGGTCATAATTGCTTTATGTCAATGGTTTTTTGGCATCAAGGCCCTCTTGTGGGATAAATCTTctctaaaaatttaaatatctTCTTTTCCATGATTTTGACAGATTGATCAAGAAAAGTTTCTCCTGGAATTGTGGCAAAGAGCGCTGAATGCCTTGACTTGGACTGAGATATTACGACAGGTGCTAGTTGCAGCTGGTTTTGGTTCCAAATGCGTTAGATCACCTGGGGAAGCTCGCAACAAGGTATTTTAAGTTTCCAAAGAAACTCTCTTCTTGGCTTATTCTTGTTGTGCCATCACATACTTAAGAGAAGGATGGAATgctaaaatatttttggaaaatatgTTCGGTTTTCTGTCACATAATACTTTGTTAAGCCTGATGTAAAAACAAACAGTTATAACTATTAACGGGCTGCCCCTATTGGCAGGGGAAAAAGGGTTGCCACTTGGAggagtattattattttttttttggggtgaggGAGTGGGAGTGCGGTTAAAAAAGAGTTGATTTTGTTTGTCAGTTATGGATTATTGATTGTGTTATTTTCTCTGTTCTCATGAGTttttttgcttgtttttgttttatagGAAGTCAGCCTTATGGCAAAATATGGCTTAAGTCCTGGAACGCTAAAGGGTGAACTATTTAGTGTCTTGTTAAACCACGGAAATAACGGACTGAAAGTTTCTGAATTGACAAAAATTCCATCAGTAAGTCAATGTGGCAAAAACTTTAATCCTGGAAAGGACGAATAGTGTTTTCATTCTTGATGTCAATTATCTGTAAGTACTTATTATCTATTTTATTGTGAAGATTGCAGAATTGAATATAGCTGCTACAGCCGATAAGCTAGAACTTTTAATAAGCTCAACGCTGTCTAGTGACATTACCTTATTTGAAAGGATTTCTTCTTCTGGATATCGCTTGCGTGTTAATCCTGCTATCAAGGAATCTGAAAACTTTCCATCAGATTCTGAAGACTTTGGAAGTGTTGATGATGACTCTGATACAGGTGGGGGCCACAGCAGTGCTGAGGACTCCGAGTGTGAGACCAGGAGTTCCCGTTCAAATAAACTAAGACGGAGGAAAAATTATATGTCTAACAATATGCTGACAGTTTCCACTGAAATTGATGAAAGCCATCCAGGGGAGGTTTGGTTGCTGGGTCTCATGGAAGGTGAATATTCAGATTTAAGCATTGAAGAGAAGCTGTGTGCTTTGCTGGCATTAATTGATCTTGTCAGTTCCGGATCCAGTGTTAGACTAGAGGTAGTCCATCTTTCATTTAGACGTTATAAGATGTTTTGTCTAGTCCCTGTTTCCTAGTTGTTAAcaatcatttttgttgtttcATTTGTAGATATATGCTCATTTTATTGTCTTTTTTCTATTAGTTGGTTCGGTGGTAAAGACACATGTTTGTTAAGGCTACTTATATTTTACAAATGCATTGTATGGTTTATGGATGTTGAATGAATATATGCTTTTGAGCAGGATCCAGTGGCAGCTATTACTACATTTGTGCCCAATATGACTCAACATAGTACTGGTGCAAAAATAAAGAGATCAACAGCTAAGCAGTATAACTTTCCCAGACAAGCTGGGGGCTATTGTGGTGCAAATGGCAGAGATGCTTCTTCAACATCAGTGCTTAATCCTATTGATTCTTTGGTTCTTATGTCAAAGACTTCTGAGAGAGAGAGGTCATGTAGCATGAGAAAGGATAATAGAGAAATGGAAGCTTCAGAAGACCTACATCCTATGCAGTCTATATATCT contains:
- the LOC113763653 gene encoding homeobox-DDT domain protein RLT3, with the translated sequence MATKRKKQGGNKQNFDECAFKNGGNGNSNHRNCKKAGKRQQQQQKFMNENDYRLRLQEVLFNSDYILQKIFRKDGPALGVEFDSLPENAFRYCRPGSRKSHRTCQENQRTFKRQKVSTPLDYQACPEPRSTTIKHGIGKGLMAKNGTPVKRHGIGKGLMTKKSAPMKKHGIGKGLMTVWRVTNPDGGDFPTGIGSSTFSNFSLLAKKKSLQRRQSLMRKLGKRLQEKKKASVRCRKEIHGMGASGRFEQRKQARKEKCELALEGLTCEENLDQLVNLVDDEELELKELQAGPNPLSCSAHLATNGSHGCSLCKDLLAKFPPDSVVMKRPLYGQPWDSSPELVKKLFKVFHFLCTYALKIDVCSFTFDEFAQGFQDKDSLLLGQVHLALLKVLLSDIEMELNSGFFSHSSKNSKFLELLHSIDQEKFLLELWQRALNALTWTEILRQVLVAAGFGSKCVRSPGEARNKEVSLMAKYGLSPGTLKGELFSVLLNHGNNGLKVSELTKIPSIAELNIAATADKLELLISSTLSSDITLFERISSSGYRLRVNPAIKESENFPSDSEDFGSVDDDSDTGGGHSSAEDSECETRSSRSNKLRRRKNYMSNNMLTVSTEIDESHPGEVWLLGLMEGEYSDLSIEEKLCALLALIDLVSSGSSVRLEDPVAAITTFVPNMTQHSTGAKIKRSTAKQYNFPRQAGGYCGANGRDASSTSVLNPIDSLVLMSKTSERERSCSMRKDNREMEASEDLHPMQSIYLGSDRRYNRYWLFLGPCNGSDPGHKRIYFESSEDGNWEFIDNEEALCSLVSSLDRRGQREAFLLSSLEKRELYLCRAMSNVVNDAGIGQLNHSDQSDQNTSREDSLSAVSDVDNNLSLIEVQKDVPSGAVVFEMRKAEQQRHRWNLTQAFDRWIWKSFYSNLNAVKHGKRSYVDSLTRCEHCHDLYWRDEKHCKVCHTTFELDFDLEERYAVHTATCRGNLDVNKFPRHKVLSSQLQSLKAAICAIESVMPGDLLVDSWAKSAHNLWVKRLRRASTLAECLQVIGDFVSAINEDSFYQCDDSVESNCVMEDILSSFPTMPQTSSAFAFWLVKLDELIAPHLERVKSQNKLEVIRRLEGSSAAH